In one Janibacter cremeus genomic region, the following are encoded:
- a CDS encoding ABC transporter ATP-binding protein, producing the protein MTVTGARVEVRNLTKRFGDFTAVDDLSFTVEPGRITGFLGPNGAGKTTSLRMLLGLIHPTSGSATIDGQDYIRLDRPMTHVGSALEATNFHPGRTGRDHLRVLAAPAGVPDSRVDELLELTGIPAAARKRAGGYSMGMRQRLGLAAALLGDPRLLVLDEPANGLDPEGIRWLRGFLRHLAQEGRTILISSHLLQEVEQTVDEVIIISNGRLVREGTVGDLRGAASSLVRTTDAETLLGALRVADVTAALGPEGEVLADTDDLRLIGDVALRAGVPVHELRSQAADLEQLFFSLTEGTNRNLGSSVEASGEHAEPMTPVAAAGQEGDR; encoded by the coding sequence ATGACTGTGACCGGCGCACGCGTCGAGGTACGCAACCTCACCAAGAGATTCGGCGACTTCACCGCCGTGGACGACCTGAGCTTCACCGTCGAGCCGGGGCGGATCACCGGCTTCCTCGGCCCCAACGGCGCCGGCAAGACGACCAGCCTGCGGATGCTGCTCGGCCTGATCCACCCCACCTCGGGCTCGGCCACGATCGACGGGCAGGACTACATCCGGCTCGACCGGCCGATGACCCACGTCGGCTCCGCGCTCGAGGCGACCAACTTCCACCCCGGCCGCACCGGCCGCGACCACCTGCGCGTCCTCGCCGCGCCCGCAGGCGTCCCCGACTCCCGGGTCGACGAGCTGCTCGAGCTCACCGGCATCCCCGCGGCCGCCCGCAAGCGCGCCGGCGGCTACAGCATGGGCATGCGCCAGCGCCTCGGCCTGGCGGCCGCCCTGCTCGGCGACCCGCGCCTGCTCGTCCTCGACGAGCCGGCCAACGGCCTCGACCCCGAGGGCATCCGGTGGCTGCGCGGCTTCCTGCGCCACCTCGCGCAGGAAGGACGCACGATCCTCATCTCCAGCCACCTGCTGCAGGAGGTGGAGCAGACCGTCGACGAGGTCATCATCATCAGCAACGGCCGGCTCGTGCGGGAGGGGACGGTCGGTGACCTGCGCGGCGCGGCCAGCTCGCTCGTGCGCACGACCGACGCCGAGACCCTCCTCGGTGCGCTGCGTGTCGCCGACGTCACCGCAGCGCTCGGGCCCGAGGGCGAGGTTCTCGCCGACACCGACGACCTGCGCCTCATCGGCGACGTGGCGCTGCGCGCCGGGGTCCCGGTCCACGAGCTGCGGTCCCAGGCGGCCGACCTCGAGCAGCTCTTCTTCTCCCTCACCGAGGGCACCAACCGCAACCTCGGCTCGTCGGTGGA
- a CDS encoding methionine/alanine import family NSS transporter small subunit: MTTTAIIMMIIAMLTIWGGLVLAIINLGKRGDVAPEDVRGAEVHRDL, translated from the coding sequence ATGACCACGACGGCAATCATCATGATGATCATCGCGATGCTGACCATCTGGGGTGGGCTCGTGCTCGCGATCATCAACCTGGGCAAGCGCGGCGACGTCGCCCCTGAGGACGTCCGCGGCGCAGAGGTCCACCGCGACCTCTGA
- a CDS encoding sodium-dependent transporter has translation MSTTKAPVARREGFSTRRVFIFAAIGSAVGLGNIWRFPYVAYEGGGGAFVIPYLVALLLAGIPMLYLDYSIGHKFRGSAPLSLRRLHRGAEWLGWWQTLICIVIAIYYAAILAWAVKYTILSFNKGWGDDPEAYLFGTYLQAAETPGPTLDFVPGILLTMIIMWAIIIGVLALGVQTGIGRLALIFIPILVVAFLALVVFALTLDGAGQGLNAFFTPDWAALGDTGVWISAVGQIFFSLSVGFGIMITYASYVSRRTDMTGSGAVVAFSNSGFELLAGIGVFAALGFMAQAAGSSVSEVVSSGIGLAFVAFPAIINEAPAGALLGVLFYGSLVLAGLTSMISIVEVVIGAVRDKIGISRRAATFVVGVPMAALSTVMFSTTGGLYLLDTMDAFVNSFGIVVVAAVMMLAIAFVFRKLPVLREHMDRIGSIKLKGWWPVLIAVVVPVLLVVIVWQELQAKIAEPYGGYPAELLNVFGWGMAIALPIIAIVLSLVPWRGDVDLENAPEEAAELVDGGEKA, from the coding sequence ATGTCGACCACCAAGGCTCCGGTCGCGCGACGAGAAGGCTTCTCGACGCGCCGGGTCTTCATCTTCGCCGCGATCGGCTCCGCCGTCGGTCTGGGCAACATCTGGCGATTCCCGTACGTGGCGTACGAGGGTGGTGGTGGCGCCTTCGTCATCCCGTACCTCGTCGCGCTGCTGCTCGCGGGGATCCCGATGCTCTACCTGGACTACTCGATCGGGCACAAGTTCCGCGGGTCCGCTCCGCTGTCGTTGCGGCGGCTGCACCGCGGCGCCGAGTGGCTCGGGTGGTGGCAGACGCTCATCTGCATCGTCATCGCGATCTACTACGCGGCCATCCTCGCGTGGGCGGTGAAGTACACGATCCTCTCCTTCAACAAGGGATGGGGGGACGACCCGGAGGCCTACCTCTTCGGCACCTACCTGCAGGCCGCCGAGACGCCCGGCCCGACGCTGGACTTCGTCCCCGGCATCCTGCTGACGATGATCATCATGTGGGCCATCATCATCGGGGTGCTCGCGCTCGGGGTGCAGACCGGTATCGGACGGCTCGCGCTGATCTTCATCCCGATCCTCGTCGTGGCCTTCCTCGCCCTCGTGGTCTTCGCGCTGACGCTCGACGGTGCCGGCCAGGGCCTCAACGCGTTCTTCACGCCCGACTGGGCGGCGCTGGGGGACACCGGCGTGTGGATCTCGGCGGTCGGACAGATCTTCTTCAGCCTGTCCGTCGGCTTCGGCATCATGATCACCTACGCCAGCTACGTCAGCCGCAGGACCGACATGACCGGCTCCGGTGCGGTCGTGGCCTTCTCCAACTCCGGCTTCGAGCTGCTGGCCGGCATCGGTGTCTTCGCGGCGCTCGGCTTCATGGCGCAGGCCGCGGGGAGCTCGGTCAGCGAGGTCGTCTCCAGCGGTATCGGGCTGGCCTTCGTCGCCTTCCCCGCGATCATCAACGAGGCCCCGGCCGGCGCGCTGCTCGGCGTGCTGTTCTACGGCTCGCTCGTCCTCGCCGGGCTGACCTCGATGATCTCCATCGTCGAGGTCGTCATCGGCGCGGTCCGCGACAAGATCGGGATCTCCCGCAGGGCGGCGACCTTCGTCGTCGGGGTCCCGATGGCGGCCCTGAGCACCGTGATGTTCTCGACCACCGGGGGGCTGTACCTGCTCGACACCATGGACGCCTTCGTCAACTCCTTCGGCATCGTGGTCGTCGCGGCCGTGATGATGCTCGCCATCGCCTTCGTCTTCCGGAAGCTGCCGGTGCTGCGCGAACACATGGACCGCATCGGCTCGATCAAGCTCAAGGGCTGGTGGCCGGTGCTCATCGCAGTCGTCGTCCCGGTCCTGCTGGTCGTCATCGTGTGGCAGGAGCTGCAGGCGAAGATCGCCGAGCCGTACGGCGGCTACCCGGCCGAGCTGCTCAACGTCTTCGGCTGGGGCATGGCCATCGCCCTGCCGATCATCGCGATCGTCCTGTCGCTGGTCCCGTGGCGTGGGGACGTCGACCTCGAGAATGCACCCGAGGAAGCTGCTGAGCTCGTCGATGGAGGTGAGAAGGCATGA
- a CDS encoding hemolysin family protein — protein MTTVVITAALLLANAFFVGAEFAAMAARRSQLEPLADEGNKRAAVAVEAMQHTGVLLATCQLGITICSVLLGAISEAALHHALHPVMVSAGVPDAFTDATSLVLAILIVVYLHVVVGEMVPKNLAIAGPERSAMWLVPPLMWVMKVAKPVILGMDWVSKAFVRAMGIDPKDEVGAAFTAEEVQHIVAESHKEGLVEAHKYGLVGAALEFSDKDAVDVAIVPDALVTVEPGATPDDIERLVAKHGFSRYPVAGVGGDLTGYLHLKDVLYADEQERSQAVPTKRLRRMATVRPDDEVEDVLRTMQRTGTHVARVVGDDGRVSGVVFLEDVIEELVGEVTDSTQRG, from the coding sequence ATGACCACCGTCGTCATCACGGCCGCGCTGCTGCTGGCCAATGCCTTCTTCGTCGGCGCGGAGTTCGCCGCGATGGCCGCCCGCCGCAGCCAGCTCGAGCCGCTGGCCGACGAGGGCAACAAGCGGGCCGCCGTGGCCGTCGAGGCCATGCAGCACACCGGGGTCCTGCTCGCGACCTGCCAGCTGGGGATCACGATCTGCTCGGTGCTCCTGGGCGCGATCTCCGAGGCGGCGCTGCACCACGCGCTGCACCCGGTCATGGTCAGCGCCGGCGTGCCGGACGCCTTCACCGACGCCACCTCGCTCGTGCTGGCCATCCTCATCGTGGTCTACCTGCACGTCGTCGTCGGCGAGATGGTCCCCAAGAACCTCGCCATCGCGGGGCCGGAGCGCTCCGCGATGTGGCTCGTGCCGCCGCTGATGTGGGTGATGAAGGTCGCCAAGCCGGTCATCCTCGGGATGGACTGGGTGTCGAAGGCCTTCGTCCGGGCGATGGGCATCGACCCCAAGGACGAGGTGGGTGCTGCCTTCACCGCCGAGGAGGTCCAGCACATCGTCGCCGAGTCCCACAAGGAGGGGCTCGTCGAGGCGCACAAGTACGGCCTCGTCGGTGCGGCGCTGGAGTTCTCCGACAAGGACGCCGTCGACGTGGCCATCGTCCCCGACGCGCTGGTCACCGTCGAGCCCGGGGCCACGCCCGACGACATCGAGCGGCTCGTGGCCAAGCACGGCTTCTCGCGCTACCCGGTCGCCGGAGTCGGGGGAGACCTCACCGGCTACCTCCACCTGAAGGACGTGCTCTACGCCGACGAGCAGGAGCGCAGCCAGGCCGTCCCGACCAAGCGCCTGCGCCGCATGGCCACGGTCCGCCCGGACGACGAGGTCGAGGACGTGCTGCGGACGATGCAGCGCACCGGCACCCACGTCGCCCGTGTCGTCGGCGACGACGGTCGCGTCAGCGGTGTGGTCTTCCTCGAGGACGTCATCGAGGAGCTCGTCGGTGAGGTGACCGACTCGACCCAGCGCGGCTGA
- a CDS encoding hemolysin family protein — protein sequence MTIGLLVLALVLTLGTALFVAAEFSLVALDRPAVQRAVDAGDARARPVLGSLRRLSTLLSACQVGITVTTLALGYIANPAIGSLISPGLEALGMSEAAASRSAGGLALLIATVFSMILGEMVPKTLAVSAPLGTAKVVAVPMRVVGVIFKPAIVVLNGSANWVLHRMGVEPQEELSAARSPAELASLVRTSVEAGTLDYGTGRLVARSLGFGEQTAADVMTPRNRASSIDRTATAEELVALARRTGHSRFPVTAGDDWDDIDGVVHVKKGIAVPHDRRESVPVSALMIDAVLVPETLRLDPLLMQLREAGLQMGVVVDEYGGTAGLVTLEDLVEEIVGEVHDEHDRVQTTGRSHGDGNWTVPGLWRPDEVHDRIGAPVPDGASYETVGGWVMAELGRVPEVGDVVRIDGWEVTVADMDNHRVDRLRFVLRVEDEGSA from the coding sequence ATGACCATCGGTCTCCTCGTCCTCGCCCTCGTCCTGACCCTGGGCACAGCGCTCTTCGTGGCCGCCGAGTTCTCGCTCGTCGCTCTGGACCGTCCGGCCGTCCAGCGGGCCGTCGACGCCGGTGACGCCCGGGCGCGACCGGTGCTCGGCTCCCTTCGCCGCCTGTCGACGCTGCTGTCCGCCTGCCAGGTGGGGATCACCGTCACCACGCTGGCCCTGGGTTACATCGCCAACCCGGCGATCGGGTCGCTCATCTCTCCCGGGCTGGAGGCGCTGGGCATGTCCGAGGCGGCCGCGTCGCGCAGTGCCGGCGGTCTCGCCCTGCTGATCGCCACCGTCTTCTCGATGATCCTCGGCGAGATGGTCCCCAAGACGCTCGCCGTCTCCGCGCCGCTCGGGACCGCCAAGGTCGTCGCCGTGCCGATGCGTGTCGTCGGCGTCATCTTCAAGCCGGCGATCGTCGTGCTCAACGGCTCCGCGAACTGGGTGCTCCACCGCATGGGCGTCGAGCCGCAGGAGGAGCTGTCCGCCGCGCGCAGCCCCGCCGAGCTCGCCTCCCTCGTGCGCACCTCCGTCGAGGCGGGCACCCTCGACTACGGGACCGGCCGGCTCGTCGCGCGCTCGTTGGGCTTCGGCGAGCAGACCGCCGCCGACGTGATGACCCCGCGCAACCGCGCCAGCTCCATCGACCGCACCGCCACCGCCGAGGAGCTCGTCGCGCTCGCGCGCCGCACCGGGCACTCCCGATTCCCCGTCACCGCCGGCGACGACTGGGACGACATCGACGGTGTCGTCCACGTCAAGAAGGGCATCGCCGTCCCGCACGACCGACGCGAGTCCGTCCCCGTCTCCGCGCTGATGATCGACGCCGTGCTCGTGCCGGAGACGCTGCGCCTGGACCCGCTGCTGATGCAGCTGCGCGAGGCCGGCCTGCAGATGGGTGTCGTCGTCGACGAGTACGGCGGGACCGCGGGGCTGGTGACGCTGGAGGACCTCGTCGAGGAGATCGTCGGGGAGGTCCACGACGAGCACGACCGCGTGCAGACCACCGGCCGCTCGCACGGGGACGGCAACTGGACCGTCCCGGGGCTCTGGCGCCCGGACGAGGTGCACGACCGGATCGGTGCGCCGGTGCCCGACGGGGCCTCGTACGAGACCGTCGGCGGCTGGGTCATGGCCGAGCTCGGACGCGTGCCCGAGGTCGGGGACGTCGTGCGGATCGACGGCTGGGAGGTGACCGTGGCCGACATGGACAACCACCGGGTGGACCGGCTGCGGTTCGTCCTGCGGGTCGAGGACGAGGGGTCGGCATGA